One genomic region from Streptomyces sp. NBC_00582 encodes:
- a CDS encoding type IV secretory system conjugative DNA transfer family protein — MPAPRTSAPSTTTGSDALLCLLFGVLGAAIAFGSLAWLTGNLTNALVGTGPWAPFEATNALLHPDALWPHLSPTALLVGARLVPGLLSVVLTVTGLVVWLRLRGGAKNGLARRRDLAPLMNKEIAAKAKSLRPSLSGLKPTEVAPADRGILVGTHSPGRAEVRASWEDVIVAIMAPRSGKTSGLAIPAILAAPGPVLLTSNKAANDAFTTTVDARAEVGTIWTLDPQQIAHHPREMWWDILADARDLAGAKRLAGHFVAASVDESSGADFWSTAASNTLGALFLAAASHRRPITDVLAWLASPADRTPVDLLTDAGHEAVAAQLQGTVSGATETRDGIYETARQYASCLLDPDIAAWVTPDKRLPEFKPSAFATSRDTLYLLSKDGGGSASAIIAAAADAVMRAAVVVAERSGGRLDPPALCVLDEAANVCKISDLPDLYSHLGSRGVIPMTILQSYRQGQRCWGEAGMDALWSAATVKIVGSGIDDIDFADKLSRAIGEHEVRTVSVSHSDSGKSTSVSMRTERILAPDAIRALPKGKALLLATGLRIALLDLKPWYKEPSAKTIAPASAAATATITDRALAKANTSGFGRAA; from the coding sequence ATGCCCGCCCCGCGTACCAGCGCGCCCTCGACCACCACCGGCTCCGACGCGCTCCTCTGCCTCCTGTTCGGCGTCCTCGGCGCCGCCATCGCCTTCGGCTCACTCGCCTGGCTGACCGGCAACCTCACCAACGCTCTCGTCGGCACCGGCCCCTGGGCGCCCTTCGAGGCCACCAACGCGCTGTTGCACCCCGACGCGCTGTGGCCGCACCTGAGCCCCACCGCCCTGCTGGTCGGCGCCCGGCTCGTTCCCGGGCTGCTCTCCGTCGTCCTCACCGTCACCGGCCTGGTTGTGTGGCTGCGGCTGCGCGGCGGTGCGAAGAACGGCCTCGCCCGCAGGCGGGATCTCGCCCCTCTGATGAACAAGGAGATCGCCGCCAAGGCGAAGAGCCTGCGGCCGAGTCTGTCCGGCCTCAAACCGACGGAGGTCGCTCCCGCGGACCGCGGGATCCTCGTCGGCACGCATTCCCCGGGCCGGGCCGAGGTCCGTGCCTCCTGGGAGGACGTGATCGTCGCGATCATGGCCCCGCGCTCCGGCAAGACGTCCGGGCTGGCGATCCCCGCAATCCTCGCCGCTCCCGGCCCGGTACTGCTGACCTCGAACAAGGCGGCGAACGACGCCTTCACCACGACGGTGGACGCCCGTGCCGAGGTCGGCACGATCTGGACGCTCGACCCGCAGCAGATCGCCCACCACCCGCGCGAGATGTGGTGGGACATCCTGGCCGACGCCCGTGACCTGGCTGGGGCGAAACGTTTGGCCGGGCACTTCGTCGCCGCAAGTGTCGACGAGTCCAGCGGTGCCGACTTCTGGTCCACCGCCGCGAGCAACACGCTGGGCGCGTTGTTCCTGGCCGCCGCGAGCCATCGGCGCCCGATCACCGATGTCCTGGCCTGGCTCGCCTCCCCCGCCGACCGCACGCCGGTGGACCTGCTCACCGATGCCGGACACGAGGCGGTCGCCGCCCAGCTCCAGGGCACCGTCAGCGGGGCCACCGAAACGCGGGACGGCATCTACGAGACCGCTCGGCAGTACGCGAGCTGTCTGCTCGACCCAGACATCGCCGCCTGGGTCACACCCGACAAGCGCCTTCCCGAGTTCAAGCCCTCCGCGTTCGCCACCTCCCGCGACACGTTGTACCTGCTCAGCAAGGACGGCGGCGGCTCGGCATCGGCGATCATCGCGGCGGCGGCCGACGCGGTGATGCGCGCGGCCGTGGTCGTCGCCGAGCGCTCCGGCGGGCGGCTCGACCCGCCCGCCCTGTGCGTCCTCGACGAGGCCGCCAACGTGTGCAAGATCTCCGATCTCCCCGACCTGTACAGCCACCTGGGCTCACGGGGCGTGATCCCGATGACGATCCTGCAGTCCTACCGGCAGGGCCAGCGGTGCTGGGGCGAGGCCGGCATGGACGCACTCTGGAGCGCCGCCACGGTCAAGATCGTCGGCTCCGGCATCGACGACATCGACTTCGCCGACAAGCTGAGCCGCGCGATCGGGGAGCACGAGGTACGGACCGTCTCCGTCTCCCACTCCGACAGCGGCAAGTCGACCTCCGTGTCCATGCGCACCGAGCGGATCCTCGCCCCCGACGCGATCCGTGCGCTGCCCAAGGGCAAGGCACTCCTCCTGGCCACCGGCCTACGCATCGCGCTGCTCGACCTCAAGCCCTGGTACAAGGAGCCGTCGGCGAAGACCATCGCGCCTGCCTCCGCCGCCGCCACGGCCACCATCACCGACCGCGCACTCGCGAAGGCGAACACCTCCGGCTTCGGGCGGGCGGCATGA
- a CDS encoding DnaB-like helicase N-terminal domain-containing protein, which translates to MNPLLSAEQAVLGSVLLDPGQLAHLDWLAPDHFYRPIHQALFAALRKLRTESHPAVATGERVPLSWVTDAVAEASNHVRGLTAVYPHILISACPRPEHAPVYGRMVLEGAIHRSVTAHAIRLHQAARADALRSEVEGALHHADVLAGVLEDLARRWGSEPRPVAPTTPPPTAPVAPPSVRAEQVAEDEQILLAVLVERPKAMDEVVGWLRPGDFADPAHGQLYRCLGALHHRGEPIDRITVLWEAQRRGLLADGTLTTEQLTAICDGVGAGSAEWLGEQIMRSSVARTAAASARAILTLAENETLAPGRLISHALHALGPLDNVRARWQTANGHPAPAPPPAPPTEGPPTAQVHAALARSTARPAARPSERPGSASTPSAARPPSRAHG; encoded by the coding sequence ATGAACCCGCTGCTGAGTGCCGAGCAGGCGGTGCTCGGCTCGGTGCTGCTCGACCCCGGCCAGCTCGCGCACCTGGACTGGCTCGCGCCGGATCACTTCTACCGGCCCATCCACCAGGCTCTGTTCGCCGCCTTGCGCAAGCTCCGGACCGAGAGCCATCCCGCCGTGGCGACCGGAGAACGCGTGCCGCTGTCCTGGGTGACGGACGCCGTCGCCGAGGCCAGCAACCACGTCCGAGGGCTGACCGCCGTGTATCCCCACATCCTGATTTCGGCCTGCCCGCGACCCGAGCACGCCCCGGTGTACGGCCGGATGGTGCTGGAGGGAGCGATCCACCGCAGCGTGACCGCGCACGCGATCCGCCTCCACCAGGCAGCCCGCGCCGACGCCCTCCGCAGTGAGGTGGAAGGAGCGCTGCACCATGCGGACGTCCTGGCCGGGGTGCTCGAAGACCTCGCGCGCCGCTGGGGGTCCGAACCGCGCCCAGTCGCCCCGACGACACCGCCCCCCACAGCTCCCGTCGCGCCGCCGTCGGTACGAGCGGAACAGGTCGCCGAGGACGAGCAGATCCTGCTGGCGGTCCTGGTCGAGCGGCCGAAGGCGATGGACGAAGTCGTCGGCTGGCTGCGACCCGGCGACTTCGCCGACCCCGCCCACGGCCAGCTCTACCGCTGCCTGGGAGCGCTGCACCACCGCGGCGAACCCATCGACCGGATCACCGTGCTGTGGGAAGCCCAGCGGCGCGGTCTGCTCGCCGACGGCACGCTGACCACCGAACAGCTCACCGCCATCTGCGACGGCGTCGGCGCCGGCAGCGCCGAGTGGCTCGGCGAACAGATCATGCGCTCTTCCGTCGCCCGTACGGCCGCCGCCTCCGCCCGCGCCATCCTCACCCTGGCCGAGAACGAGACCCTGGCCCCCGGACGGCTCATCAGCCACGCCCTGCACGCGCTCGGGCCGCTCGACAACGTGCGCGCCCGCTGGCAGACCGCGAACGGCCACCCCGCTCCGGCGCCGCCCCCCGCGCCGCCGACCGAGGGGCCCCCGACGGCGCAGGTCCACGCCGCCCTCGCTCGCAGCACAGCGCGACCGGCCGCACGGCCCTCGGAACGCCCAGGCTCTGCCTCCACACCATCAGCCGCACGACCGCCCTCGCGCGCCCACGGCTGA
- a CDS encoding DUF4913 domain-containing protein, giving the protein MSDPSKATPEPEPFRVPDGDLDDLASTLAKTMAEVRQHGVILDRLGSEPVSTPQPTADTSTAGAVGADKADAPASVFILALGGEAYAVELAALSDWVNHLFLPVYGREISTTRPWCDQWHEHPEAVARLHALWLAWQQLTDAEAGLSGPSTWHRDHLDQTLVHLRAPDGPFAACTTSPTRPNHRVLATPAPELTGATQ; this is encoded by the coding sequence ATGTCCGACCCCAGCAAGGCCACCCCCGAGCCCGAGCCGTTCCGCGTTCCCGACGGCGACCTCGACGATCTCGCCAGCACCCTCGCCAAGACCATGGCGGAGGTGCGCCAGCACGGCGTCATCCTCGACCGCCTCGGCTCCGAGCCCGTCTCCACCCCTCAACCCACCGCGGACACCTCCACCGCAGGTGCCGTCGGCGCCGACAAGGCCGACGCCCCGGCCTCGGTGTTCATCCTCGCCTTGGGCGGCGAGGCGTACGCCGTCGAGCTGGCCGCGCTCAGCGACTGGGTGAACCACCTGTTCCTGCCCGTCTACGGACGGGAGATCAGCACCACCCGACCGTGGTGCGACCAGTGGCACGAGCACCCCGAGGCCGTTGCCCGGCTGCACGCGCTCTGGCTCGCGTGGCAGCAGCTCACCGACGCCGAGGCCGGCCTGTCCGGTCCCTCGACGTGGCACCGAGACCACCTCGACCAGACCCTGGTTCATCTCCGTGCCCCCGACGGCCCCTTCGCCGCATGCACGACGAGCCCGACCCGGCCCAACCACCGCGTGCTGGCCACCCCGGCGCCCGAGCTGACGGGAGCCACCCAGTGA
- a CDS encoding glycosyl hydrolase: MIAEPDFRLADFEPADAASELAESSIWAGDLTVLAEHHTTPEGTHSYLVAHDRSMTWGVPGDPALVAIKITRDLRERTFTFETANHASLAFAQNWLIEHGCPPERIAQAKGDSLKPADDLTLWVERQIRESGSRYKVLDSWTSDFAPSETWTLTRDSSAAQAPIRVFLEEGNPDAHTYTMREGAFADEAAARHWLEDRGSPLPQPPDYRGEAAARLTRAALTRSSGASAIPKAGLDTGNTPSAGTGQRPTPRRPM; the protein is encoded by the coding sequence GTGATCGCCGAACCCGACTTCCGTCTCGCCGACTTCGAGCCTGCCGACGCCGCCTCCGAACTCGCCGAGAGCAGCATCTGGGCCGGAGACCTGACCGTGCTGGCCGAGCACCACACCACCCCGGAGGGGACGCACAGCTACCTCGTCGCCCACGACAGGTCGATGACCTGGGGCGTCCCCGGTGATCCGGCGCTCGTCGCCATCAAGATCACGCGGGACCTGCGCGAGCGCACGTTCACCTTCGAGACCGCGAACCACGCCAGCCTGGCGTTCGCCCAGAACTGGCTGATCGAGCATGGCTGCCCGCCCGAGCGGATCGCCCAGGCCAAGGGGGACTCCCTGAAGCCCGCCGACGATCTCACCCTCTGGGTCGAGCGGCAGATCCGGGAGTCAGGCTCTCGTTACAAGGTCCTCGACAGCTGGACCTCGGACTTCGCCCCGTCCGAGACGTGGACGTTGACCCGTGACTCCAGCGCCGCTCAGGCACCGATTCGTGTCTTTCTCGAAGAGGGGAACCCCGACGCCCACACATACACGATGCGCGAGGGCGCCTTCGCCGACGAGGCCGCCGCCCGCCACTGGCTGGAAGACCGCGGCAGTCCGCTGCCGCAGCCTCCGGACTACCGAGGTGAGGCCGCCGCCCGGCTGACCCGCGCCGCCCTCACCCGGTCATCGGGTGCCTCCGCGATCCCGAAAGCCGGCCTCGACACGGGCAACACGCCGTCGGCAGGAACGGGGCAGCGCCCGACCCCCCGGAGGCCGATGTGA
- a CDS encoding winged helix-turn-helix transcriptional regulator produces MSTPTQPATSQIGSVDAQRVEDALSLIAPKWTTWSAQTLAQQGGPMRVRDVAARLPFVSEQFVGKRLAQMHDDGLVIRAGDRHGAPYQLSGFGNSLSSVHRALSDWSHAHLSLGKVAGAERVEDAVRRLHLRHSTAVIQALDAGGPMRFVHIAEQAGLDNSFTQQRLIRLQLDGLVTRTGPRHGNPYVLTAAGRALGPVYAAIEHWSNPVAAPRPAPVRVAAATRTHTGIPPGSDGIRTSAALRRSTAAPSSLFSHAPQPQPRVPVSVAAQSASSRGR; encoded by the coding sequence ATGTCCACCCCCACACAACCCGCAACCTCCCAGATCGGCTCCGTCGACGCCCAGCGCGTCGAGGACGCACTGTCCCTCATAGCGCCGAAGTGGACCACCTGGTCGGCACAGACCCTGGCCCAGCAGGGCGGCCCCATGCGTGTGCGTGATGTCGCCGCCCGCCTCCCCTTCGTCAGCGAGCAGTTCGTCGGCAAGCGGCTGGCCCAGATGCACGATGACGGGCTGGTGATCCGAGCCGGGGATCGCCACGGTGCCCCGTACCAGCTCAGTGGGTTCGGCAACTCCCTGTCCTCGGTACACCGTGCGCTGTCCGACTGGTCCCACGCGCACCTGTCGCTCGGCAAGGTGGCCGGTGCCGAGCGCGTCGAGGACGCCGTGCGCCGGCTGCACCTTCGCCACTCGACCGCCGTGATCCAGGCCCTCGACGCGGGCGGGCCCATGCGGTTCGTCCACATCGCCGAACAGGCAGGACTGGACAACAGCTTCACCCAGCAGCGCCTGATCCGGCTTCAGCTCGACGGCCTGGTCACCCGCACCGGACCGCGCCACGGCAATCCGTACGTCCTGACCGCAGCCGGGCGGGCGCTCGGCCCGGTCTACGCAGCCATCGAGCACTGGAGCAACCCCGTCGCCGCACCACGTCCCGCCCCTGTCCGGGTCGCGGCGGCCACGCGCACCCACACGGGCATCCCGCCAGGGTCGGACGGCATCCGTACCTCAGCGGCCCTGCGGCGGAGCACCGCCGCGCCCAGCTCCCTGTTCAGCCACGCCCCGCAGCCACAACCGCGGGTACCGGTGTCCGTGGCCGCTCAGTCGGCCTCCTCCCGGGGCCGGTGA
- a CDS encoding DUF317 domain-containing protein, with protein MYLAGSNGTGDAGFAPVSHWPHHYLDEGPCQLLVTSPDQRIRIGWFGDDFELWKINAAEDAVSAPRWTATFNHVTPAEIVAGLTSALAHDYAEAEATEGNARFLTSPSLYWAGAVRPLTNAGWTRDGAAERGTVEIIAPDGQAGVLIDNRLSDWDDETVRLWAGPPGWGTRAEAVFTARTPTHLIAATAAAMSDSAPAIRERHQINRKVEHLVTLTPVGQAADPQISRAPTPLDVRRTAVAQAVHRAARAPQTAADLRVVAARSRTATSTQNLSGNPAHAAAARPPASPSAPRHSR; from the coding sequence ATGTACCTGGCCGGCTCCAACGGGACCGGGGACGCCGGCTTCGCCCCTGTCAGTCACTGGCCGCACCACTATCTCGACGAGGGCCCCTGCCAGCTCCTCGTCACCTCGCCCGACCAGCGAATACGGATCGGCTGGTTCGGCGACGACTTCGAACTGTGGAAGATCAACGCCGCCGAGGACGCCGTCTCCGCACCCCGCTGGACGGCAACCTTCAACCACGTCACCCCGGCCGAGATCGTCGCCGGGCTCACCAGCGCTCTGGCCCACGACTACGCCGAAGCCGAGGCCACCGAAGGCAACGCGCGCTTCTTGACGAGCCCGTCGTTGTACTGGGCTGGTGCCGTCCGGCCGCTGACCAATGCCGGCTGGACCCGCGACGGGGCGGCCGAGCGCGGCACTGTCGAGATCATCGCCCCCGACGGACAAGCAGGCGTTCTGATCGACAACCGCCTCTCTGACTGGGACGACGAAACCGTCAGGCTGTGGGCCGGTCCTCCGGGTTGGGGCACGCGCGCGGAAGCGGTCTTCACAGCCCGCACCCCGACCCACCTGATCGCGGCGACCGCAGCCGCCATGTCGGACTCAGCCCCGGCGATTCGTGAGCGGCACCAGATCAACCGCAAGGTGGAGCACCTGGTCACACTGACCCCGGTCGGCCAAGCCGCCGATCCTCAGATCTCTCGTGCTCCGACCCCACTCGACGTGCGCCGCACCGCTGTCGCCCAGGCCGTACACCGCGCCGCACGCGCCCCGCAGACAGCAGCCGACCTCCGCGTGGTGGCCGCTCGCAGTCGCACCGCGACTTCGACACAGAATCTGTCGGGCAACCCCGCACACGCAGCCGCGGCCAGGCCGCCGGCCAGCCCGTCGGCCCCACGGCACAGCCGCTGA
- a CDS encoding DUF317 domain-containing protein, giving the protein MNASSTLLPAVVRPAVEERAWLSSDHCASPVLELLGGLGWAIVDTPEANVHCTSPDGRVYVGWLPEDTTAWKRGIVWQVQVHPSDAEPWIQEFGPDTPSEGVAGFLAALIAALPRTSQ; this is encoded by the coding sequence GTGAACGCCTCCAGCACCCTCCTGCCAGCCGTCGTCCGCCCCGCCGTGGAGGAACGCGCCTGGCTCTCCAGCGACCACTGTGCGAGCCCGGTCCTCGAACTGCTCGGCGGGCTCGGCTGGGCGATCGTCGACACCCCGGAGGCCAATGTGCACTGCACCAGCCCGGACGGCCGCGTCTACGTCGGTTGGCTCCCCGAGGACACCACCGCTTGGAAGCGCGGCATCGTCTGGCAGGTCCAGGTCCACCCCTCCGACGCCGAGCCCTGGATCCAGGAGTTCGGCCCCGACACCCCTTCCGAGGGCGTGGCCGGTTTCCTCGCCGCGCTCATCGCCGCACTTCCCCGGACCTCTCAGTAA
- a CDS encoding esterase has translation MPPGASGALVQRVSALPEGPLDASWLPADTHELPLGRIRLHWEPASRAGWDVTAHLGLATTEVLLASWPAAPDDWPRLVRPTIHEVTGLCAALAVATSALDLSNRLAEV, from the coding sequence ATGCCGCCGGGAGCGAGCGGCGCACTGGTCCAGCGCGTCTCCGCCCTCCCGGAGGGACCGCTCGACGCCTCCTGGCTCCCGGCGGACACCCATGAACTCCCGCTCGGCCGTATCCGTCTGCACTGGGAGCCCGCCTCCCGCGCGGGCTGGGACGTCACCGCCCACCTCGGCCTGGCCACCACCGAGGTCCTCCTCGCCTCCTGGCCCGCCGCCCCCGACGACTGGCCGCGCCTGGTCCGCCCCACCATCCACGAGGTGACCGGCCTGTGCGCCGCCCTCGCCGTCGCCACCAGCGCCCTGGACCTCTCCAACCGCCTCGCCGAGGTCTGA
- a CDS encoding DUF6236 family protein, with the protein MQRIGLYYPYVHFRKEQWIKAAALYWPGLARVVPRGFRVNDPDLVKALRDGLDNFLTDVDPREAAAAVAPAFLKAVEDHGTELRQRFLATADTRPFHTHQGNRPELLMGERIINAEPTSPDDLRTLPRDERPLAGLYPHEVDPGLAGALRGAGLAVPAMRSRIARSADVTWLAMDPVLAWIYKCVLTEELARRTRYAPITDQVAAHSATDGWDSDRIAAAMLGEPPRPASSGETTRLGLMAVQCVLPDGLRSVPVAKIIQLRNDYKAEFSAFRRAVDKAAADLREQVGGIEDRAAFEHHLRMTFDESIAQPLEDLRKAMSGLNLKTFYSALNYKFEVPALAAAASGWAGNVPIAGGSLAIAAATLRQATAEARDAQLAGSPVSYLLRVERNLKPTTLVRRVARTLGRAAGSGI; encoded by the coding sequence GTGCAGCGGATCGGCCTCTACTACCCGTACGTGCACTTCCGCAAGGAGCAGTGGATCAAGGCCGCCGCCCTCTACTGGCCGGGTCTGGCCCGAGTCGTACCACGCGGTTTTCGTGTCAACGACCCGGACCTGGTCAAGGCCCTGCGCGACGGGCTGGACAACTTCCTCACCGACGTGGACCCCAGGGAGGCGGCAGCCGCTGTCGCCCCAGCCTTCCTGAAGGCTGTCGAGGACCACGGCACCGAACTGAGGCAGCGCTTTCTGGCAACGGCCGACACACGACCCTTCCACACGCATCAGGGGAACCGGCCTGAGCTGTTGATGGGAGAGCGCATCATCAACGCCGAGCCGACCTCGCCTGACGACCTGCGAACGCTTCCGCGCGACGAACGCCCCCTCGCCGGCCTCTACCCGCACGAGGTAGACCCAGGGCTTGCCGGCGCCCTACGCGGTGCCGGTCTCGCCGTGCCAGCCATGCGGTCGCGCATCGCCAGATCCGCGGACGTGACGTGGCTGGCCATGGACCCGGTCCTGGCCTGGATCTACAAGTGCGTGCTCACCGAGGAGCTGGCCCGCCGTACGCGCTACGCGCCGATCACCGACCAGGTCGCGGCCCACAGCGCCACGGACGGCTGGGACAGCGACCGGATCGCTGCCGCCATGTTGGGCGAGCCGCCCCGACCGGCAAGCTCCGGCGAGACAACACGACTCGGGCTGATGGCCGTGCAGTGCGTCCTCCCGGACGGCCTGCGCTCGGTGCCGGTGGCGAAGATCATCCAACTGCGGAACGACTACAAGGCAGAATTCAGTGCCTTCAGGCGAGCAGTCGACAAGGCTGCGGCAGACCTGCGGGAGCAGGTGGGAGGCATCGAAGACCGCGCAGCCTTCGAACACCACCTCCGGATGACATTCGACGAGAGCATCGCCCAGCCACTTGAGGACCTGCGGAAGGCTATGAGCGGCCTCAACCTCAAAACCTTCTACAGCGCGCTGAACTACAAGTTCGAAGTGCCCGCCCTCGCCGCGGCGGCGAGCGGCTGGGCAGGCAACGTGCCGATCGCCGGAGGAAGTCTCGCGATCGCCGCCGCGACCCTGCGCCAGGCCACGGCGGAGGCACGCGACGCTCAGCTCGCTGGCTCTCCGGTCAGCTACCTGCTCAGAGTGGAACGGAACCTGAAGCCGACCACACTGGTGCGGCGGGTGGCGCGAACGCTTGGCCGAGCTGCCGGCTCCGGAATCTAG
- a CDS encoding relaxase/mobilization nuclease domain-containing protein — translation MVPKIRRGSRTHGLLVYLYGPGKRDEHTDPHLVGSWDGFAPDPGRDTSPDPDPKVTLARLAAALDLRVKQAGDKAPTQHVWHCSVRTDPGDRTLTDDEWNTVARRLVHAVNLAPEGDPDGCRWVAVRHADDHIHILATMVRGDLRRPRMNYDFKKAQAECRRIEQEMGLRRLKPGDGTGAKTPTSAERFKAERVGRPETARETLREAVRQAVAGAASEAEFFTRLREAGLRVKLRHAPSGAVLGYTVALPGDRNRDREPVWFAGSTLAPDLSYPRIQRRLADGTPETGPLLEADSVRLDWSPSARGRRTATGIAERAAVLLDSDDDEAAAQLVGVGELLDAVAQTSPAATRAELGAAARSFERATRSHVRAERADTRAIRSAARGIIQAGGALGRGEDGGTTAMLVSTLVLVALAAARWHSARGHAQQAEASRQAAEHLRAAYRHAAAAPMQALRDQGRALPEAQRRTYETTIRAALPENRTRPRTSTKNDALAATLAQAEQAGHDPKALLQEAIAMRELDTAEDVNDVLVWRLRRLAQLPAHPGEATRRPQAGTGRATPPANPASVRTAPPASPRPAAPDPHSRPPRR, via the coding sequence ATGGTCCCCAAGATCCGACGCGGCTCGCGCACCCATGGCCTGCTCGTCTACCTGTACGGCCCCGGCAAGCGCGACGAGCACACCGACCCCCACCTCGTCGGCAGTTGGGACGGCTTCGCCCCCGACCCCGGTCGCGACACCAGCCCCGACCCCGACCCCAAGGTCACCCTCGCCCGGCTCGCCGCCGCCCTGGACCTGCGGGTCAAGCAGGCTGGCGACAAGGCGCCGACCCAGCACGTCTGGCACTGCTCGGTCCGCACCGACCCCGGCGACCGGACCCTGACCGACGACGAGTGGAACACCGTCGCCCGCCGCCTGGTCCACGCGGTCAACCTCGCCCCCGAAGGCGATCCTGACGGCTGCCGCTGGGTCGCGGTGCGCCACGCCGACGACCACATCCACATCCTCGCCACCATGGTCCGAGGCGACCTGCGCCGCCCGAGGATGAACTACGACTTCAAGAAGGCCCAGGCCGAATGCCGTCGTATCGAACAGGAGATGGGCCTGCGTCGGCTCAAGCCCGGCGACGGCACTGGAGCCAAGACGCCCACCAGCGCCGAGCGCTTCAAGGCCGAGCGGGTCGGCCGACCCGAGACAGCGCGCGAGACGCTGCGCGAAGCCGTCCGTCAGGCCGTCGCCGGAGCTGCCAGCGAGGCCGAGTTCTTCACCCGCCTTCGCGAGGCGGGCCTGCGCGTCAAGCTGCGGCACGCGCCTTCCGGGGCCGTCCTCGGCTACACGGTCGCGCTGCCCGGAGACCGCAACCGTGATCGCGAGCCGGTCTGGTTCGCGGGCTCGACCCTGGCCCCCGACCTCTCCTATCCCAGGATCCAGCGCCGCCTTGCCGACGGAACCCCCGAGACGGGCCCGCTGCTGGAAGCCGACAGCGTCCGCTTGGACTGGTCGCCGTCCGCACGGGGGCGACGCACCGCGACCGGGATCGCCGAGCGCGCCGCAGTCCTCCTGGACAGCGACGACGACGAAGCCGCAGCCCAACTCGTCGGAGTCGGTGAACTCCTGGACGCCGTCGCCCAGACCTCCCCGGCCGCCACCCGCGCCGAACTCGGCGCTGCCGCCCGCTCCTTCGAACGCGCCACCCGCAGCCACGTCCGAGCCGAACGCGCCGACACCCGGGCGATCCGCTCGGCGGCCCGGGGCATCATCCAGGCCGGTGGCGCGCTCGGCCGGGGAGAAGACGGCGGCACCACCGCCATGCTCGTCTCCACCCTGGTCCTGGTGGCGCTGGCCGCAGCACGCTGGCACTCCGCACGCGGTCACGCCCAGCAGGCCGAAGCCTCCCGACAGGCCGCCGAGCACCTTCGCGCCGCCTACCGCCATGCCGCCGCCGCACCCATGCAGGCCCTGCGCGACCAGGGCCGAGCCTTGCCCGAAGCCCAGCGCCGCACCTACGAGACCACCATCCGCGCCGCCCTGCCCGAGAACCGCACCCGACCCCGCACGAGCACGAAGAACGACGCCTTGGCCGCCACCCTGGCTCAGGCCGAGCAGGCAGGCCACGACCCGAAGGCCCTCCTGCAGGAGGCCATCGCCATGCGCGAACTCGACACGGCCGAGGACGTGAACGATGTCCTGGTCTGGCGACTGCGCCGCCTCGCCCAGCTCCCCGCCCACCCGGGCGAAGCCACTCGACGCCCGCAGGCCGGCACCGGTCGCGCCACGCCTCCCGCCAACCCGGCCAGCGTCCGGACCGCGCCCCCGGCCTCGCCGAGGCCCGCCGCACCGGACCCGCACAGCCGCCCGCCGCGTCGCTGA
- a CDS encoding plasmid mobilization protein: MGGEADDRAPREQQSPSQPAFPDRKPRRRTRNPSQRTHKTTTRLSDTEKSEITAAAKQRAVTVARFLAAAGLAVARGSTTVHTNEQLDAAIDELAALRTAISRVGNNINQIAFVYNAGGQPLPGELDRALTTVNRVLTRVDDAADTLVKKRL; this comes from the coding sequence GTGGGAGGAGAAGCAGACGACCGCGCCCCGCGCGAGCAGCAGAGCCCGAGCCAACCCGCGTTCCCCGACCGCAAGCCGCGCCGACGCACCCGCAACCCGAGCCAGCGCACCCACAAGACGACCACCCGCCTGTCCGACACCGAGAAGAGCGAGATCACTGCCGCCGCCAAGCAGCGCGCCGTCACCGTCGCCCGTTTCCTCGCCGCCGCCGGCCTCGCCGTCGCCCGCGGTTCGACCACCGTGCACACCAACGAACAGCTCGACGCCGCCATCGACGAGCTGGCCGCCCTGCGCACCGCCATCTCCCGTGTCGGCAACAACATCAACCAGATCGCCTTCGTCTACAACGCCGGAGGACAGCCCCTCCCCGGCGAACTCGACCGCGCCCTGACGACCGTGAACCGCGTCCTGACCCGCGTGGACGACGCGGCAGACACCCTGGTGAAGAAGCGCCTCTGA